Proteins encoded together in one Salmo salar chromosome ssa08, Ssal_v3.1, whole genome shotgun sequence window:
- the LOC106610416 gene encoding GTPase IMAP family member 9-like codes for MEQNEEVRIVLLGKTGAGKSASGNSILGRKAFESKMSSYSVTSICEKKRGMVGGQHVAVIDTHGLFDTKLTQEEAVKEISQCLLFSSPGPHVFLVVIRLERFTKEEQETVELIQKLFGVEASKYTMVLFTHGDLLDDDETIEDFLHGNLELESFIAKCKGGFHVFKNRDQNPSQVTELLEKINKMVKVNGGSHYTTEMFQKAERAIEEEKERILKENEEQRRREMEEIKAKFEGERLREEEEKLRRKQESEAREKAENTHRLRKGAAIGAIVGVYGGPFGMAFGAALGTTVAAVVNACRSQ; via the coding sequence AACAAAATGAAGAGGTCCGGATTGTTCTGCTGGGGAAGACGGGAGCTGGGAAGAGTGCATCAGGAAACAGCATCCTGGGGAGAAAAGCGTTTGAATCCAAAATGTCCTCATATTCTGTGACATCAATATGTGAAAAGAAAAGAGGAATGGTGGGAGGGCAACATGTAGCTGTCATTGACACACATGGCTTGTTTGACACCAAGTTaacacaggaggaggcagtgaAAGAGATCTCACAGTGCCTGCTTTTCTCTTCTCCTGGTCCCCATGTGTTCCTGGTTGTGATCAGGCTGGAAAGATTCACTAAAGAGGAGCAGGAAACCGTGGAGCTGATTCAGAAATTATTTGGTGTTGAAGCATCCAAATACACCATGGTTCTCTTCACACATGGAGACCTTCTTGATGATGATGAAACAATTGAAGACTTCCTCCATGGAAATCTCGAACTGGAAAGTTTCATTGCCAAATGTAAAGGGGGCTTTCATGTATTCAAAAACAGAGATCAGAATCCCTCCCAGGTCACTGAGCTGCTTGAGAAGATAAACAAGATGGTGAAGGTGAATGGAGGAAGCCATTACACCACTGAGATGTTCCAAAAGGCAGAGAGAGCAATTGAAGAAGAGAAAGAGCGGATCCTGAAAGAGAACGAAGAGCAGAGACGCAGAGAGATGGAAGAAATAAAGGCAAAGTTTGAAGGAGAGCGTCTaagggaagaagaagagaagCTGAGGAGAAAACAGGAAAGTGAAGCTAGAGAGAAAGCTGAGAATACACACCGCTTAAGGAAAGGTGCCGCAATCGGAGCGATTGTGGGAGTATATGGAGGCCCATTTGGTATGGCATTTGGTGCAGCATTGGGAACTACAGTGGCAGCTGTAGTAAATGCATGCAGGTCTCAATGA